The following DNA comes from Streptococcus canis.
AATATTATTTCCTGATTTGCCTCTATTAATTAATTCAAAATTACAGATGCCACTAAACATGGCATACTCTTTTGAACGATCTCGTGATTTGACCCCAAATTCTGTTGTAAACTTCCCATTAGGAAAAATATTTTGAATGGCAAAGTCAATAGAAACCTTAGTATCCTTAATTGTGATAGAACCATCTACTTCTTCATCCGATACCCAACGGTAAAGTAGTTCTCCGGTATCTTTATGAATGGTAAAGGTCAAAACAGGGTCCTCAATCTTTTGCTCAAAGTGAACATCAAAGTTGAAAGCCAAGGTCTTATCTTGGTGGTTAACAAATTGGGACGATAAGGAAATGCCGTTATTCTCAGTTTCTTTGCTAGATTCCTTGGCAACATTCAAGCCATTTAATTGTTTATAGATTTGAGAAATCTCAAGAGGTGTCCCTACTTCCATTTTATGACCTTTATCAATCAGCATGGCCTTATTACAGAAACGTTGAACCTGCTCCATCGAGTGAGTCACTAAAATAACGGTTTTGTGTTCACGCTTGAGCTGGGCAAAATAATCAAAACATTTCCGTTGAAAAGCTTCATCCCCAACAGCCAAGACTTCGTCCAAAATCAAAATATCACCTTTAGCTTTAATGGCAATTGAAAACGCTAAACGTACTTGCATTCCAGAAGAATAGTTTTTCAGTTTTTGGTCCATAAAGTCATGCAGTTCTGCAAAAGACACAATGTCATCATACATAGCTGTCACTTCATCACGAGAAAAACCTAGCAAGGCACCGTTCATAAAGACATTTTCACGACCAGTTAATTCTGGATTGAAACCAACTCCTAATTCAATAAAAGGAACCAATTTCCCATCAACCGTCA
Coding sequences within:
- a CDS encoding ABC transporter ATP-binding protein, which codes for MSEKKVVLSVDSVSKSFKLPTEASNSLRTSLVNYFKGIKGYTEQHVLDNVSFQVEEGDFFGIVGRNGSGKSTLLKIISKIYEPEKGRVTVDGKLVPFIELGVGFNPELTGRENVFMNGALLGFSRDEVTAMYDDIVSFAELHDFMDQKLKNYSSGMQVRLAFSIAIKAKGDILILDEVLAVGDEAFQRKCFDYFAQLKREHKTVILVTHSMEQVQRFCNKAMLIDKGHKMEVGTPLEISQIYKQLNGLNVAKESSKETENNGISLSSQFVNHQDKTLAFNFDVHFEQKIEDPVLTFTIHKDTGELLYRWVSDEEVDGSITIKDTKVSIDFAIQNIFPNGKFTTEFGVKSRDRSKEYAMFSGICNFELINRGKSGNNIYWKPETTVKLT